The Arthrobacter sp. ERGS1:01 genome has a segment encoding these proteins:
- a CDS encoding glutaredoxin family protein, giving the protein MTITIYMKPAGCFGCDKTKALFTAQGVPFVEVDITTNEAALEYITEELQYAQAPVVVYEIDGSIDHWSGLNPPRINQVIALEATQHLSL; this is encoded by the coding sequence ATGACGATTACCATCTACATGAAGCCCGCAGGATGCTTTGGTTGTGACAAGACTAAGGCGCTGTTCACAGCTCAAGGTGTTCCGTTCGTGGAAGTCGACATCACCACCAATGAGGCAGCGCTGGAGTACATCACTGAAGAGCTCCAGTACGCCCAAGCCCCGGTGGTTGTGTACGAAATTGACGGCAGTATCGATCACTGGTCAGGGTTGAACCCGCCCCGTATCAACCAGGTCATTGCCCTCGAAGCGACCCAGCACCTTTCCCTGTAG
- a CDS encoding TetR/AcrR family transcriptional regulator, with protein MMPRLVDHQERRRSIIETTWQLIASHGIDNASMRDIARECGYAAPGVLAYYFPNKDALLLAAYELICERTNERIETGICGRRGLAALRGLCLEIIPANPLTVVEARVAVSFWQRAQTEEPLRAVGRDALLHWRALVMGFLAEAEYDGECATLADPDAVADELLNVMFGLHITSMLDPDAITGSRQRHLVERALSRLTAGEPAAHQTVPSTADSDGLRR; from the coding sequence ATGATGCCACGGTTGGTCGATCACCAGGAACGGCGCCGCTCCATCATCGAAACCACCTGGCAGCTGATCGCCAGTCACGGCATTGACAATGCCAGCATGCGCGACATCGCTCGGGAGTGCGGCTACGCGGCCCCCGGCGTGCTGGCCTACTATTTCCCGAACAAGGACGCGTTGCTGCTGGCCGCCTATGAGCTGATTTGTGAGCGCACTAACGAGCGGATCGAGACTGGCATCTGCGGACGGCGCGGCCTGGCCGCACTGCGCGGCCTGTGCCTGGAAATCATTCCGGCAAATCCCCTGACCGTGGTCGAGGCCCGCGTCGCCGTCTCGTTCTGGCAGCGCGCTCAGACCGAGGAGCCCCTACGTGCCGTGGGGCGGGACGCACTGCTGCACTGGAGGGCCTTGGTGATGGGTTTCCTCGCAGAGGCAGAGTACGATGGCGAATGTGCCACCTTGGCGGACCCGGATGCAGTAGCCGATGAGCTGCTGAACGTCATGTTCGGCCTGCATATCACCTCAATGCTGGACCCGGATGCCATCACCGGATCCCGGCAACGCCACCTGGTGGAACGGGCCCTGTCACGCCTGACCGCCGGGGAACCCGCAGCACACCAGACAGTTCCAAGCACCGCTGACAGCGACGGATTGCGACGGTAG
- a CDS encoding LysR substrate-binding domain-containing protein: MDVTLTQLRYFVEAARRLSMTGAAERLNVAQSAVSAAVSALERQIGSQFFIRQRSKGLVLTPAGELFLRDAQAVLAHLEEALDHARGEQRSVEGRVRLACFSTLAPFLLPGILGRLRAEHPRLELEVTEADAAGCSAALLSGQTDLALCYDLGLPDGIACTAVDTARPYLALPPGHKLATRKEIALSELRDEPFVLLDLPHSRELMLSILRGAGLEPDVRFRSASYETVRTFVANGHGYSILHQRPHHGLTYDGGRVATVAIMDQVPELRTVLAHLRTQRATARMRAVAHSVRAQVAAAHRVE; the protein is encoded by the coding sequence ATGGATGTCACCCTCACCCAACTGCGCTACTTTGTCGAGGCAGCCCGGCGCCTGTCCATGACCGGGGCCGCCGAGCGGCTCAACGTTGCGCAGTCGGCCGTCTCCGCCGCCGTGTCCGCGCTGGAACGCCAGATCGGCTCCCAGTTCTTCATCCGCCAACGTTCCAAGGGGCTGGTGCTCACGCCGGCCGGAGAGCTGTTCCTGCGGGACGCGCAGGCCGTGCTGGCGCACCTGGAAGAGGCCCTGGACCATGCCCGAGGCGAGCAGCGCAGCGTCGAGGGGCGAGTGCGTCTGGCCTGCTTCAGCACCCTGGCACCGTTCTTGCTCCCAGGGATCCTAGGGCGACTGCGCGCAGAGCATCCGCGGCTCGAGCTTGAGGTCACCGAAGCCGATGCCGCAGGCTGTTCCGCGGCTTTGCTTAGCGGGCAGACCGACTTGGCCCTGTGCTATGACCTGGGACTTCCAGACGGGATCGCTTGCACCGCCGTCGACACCGCCCGTCCCTATCTGGCGTTGCCTCCCGGGCACAAACTGGCAACGCGGAAAGAGATTGCACTTTCTGAACTGCGCGATGAACCGTTCGTGTTACTGGACCTGCCACATAGCCGCGAGCTCATGCTCTCCATTCTCCGGGGGGCGGGACTGGAGCCTGACGTGCGGTTCCGCTCGGCAAGCTACGAGACCGTGCGCACTTTCGTGGCCAACGGTCACGGCTATTCGATCCTGCACCAGCGCCCGCACCACGGGCTGACGTACGACGGCGGGCGGGTCGCCACGGTCGCCATAATGGATCAGGTGCCCGAGCTCCGAACCGTTTTGGCGCACCTTCGTACGCAACGGGCGACTGCGAGAATGCGGGCGGTCGCTCACAGTGTCCGGGCCCAAGTGGCCGCCGCGCACCGAGTGGAATAG
- a CDS encoding aspartate ammonia-lyase, translating into MITKSRLETDSLGSREIPADVYWGISTLRAMENFPISGHPVGSLREVVWAFGAIKLAAARSNETLGLLDTERAAAIQEACKQVMAGGFDSAFAVDCIQGGAGTSTNMNANEVIANRALELLGHSLGDYAQLNPIDHVNRSQSTNDTYPTAIKLALHRAIETLCTAHAELGMAFRTKGAEFSGILKVGRTQLQDAVPMTLGQEFTAFADTLAEDTQRLRELLPHLREINLGATAIGTGITAPTGYRAEVVREMREITGLDLVSATNLIEATSDAGVFLLVSGILKRAAVKLSKICNDLRLLSSGPQAGFGELILPPVQAGSSIMPGKVNPVIPEMVSQVAYRVVGADAAVTMAVEAGQLQLNAFEPMMAQTLLEVLEWLTNACDTMRSRCVDGITANEPVLRRRMDESLGVVTGLTPLLGYAVSAALVKEALTTGRGIVSIVRERELLGEEELALALSPATLAGI; encoded by the coding sequence ATGATCACGAAAAGCCGGCTTGAGACAGATTCGCTAGGGAGCCGGGAAATCCCTGCCGACGTGTACTGGGGTATTTCCACACTCCGTGCGATGGAGAATTTTCCGATCAGCGGTCATCCGGTGGGGTCACTGCGAGAGGTGGTGTGGGCGTTCGGGGCCATCAAGCTGGCCGCGGCTCGCAGCAACGAAACCCTGGGACTACTGGACACCGAACGCGCAGCTGCCATCCAGGAAGCCTGCAAACAGGTCATGGCCGGTGGATTCGACAGCGCTTTCGCCGTCGACTGCATCCAAGGCGGCGCCGGGACCAGCACGAATATGAACGCGAACGAGGTCATCGCCAACCGAGCGCTAGAACTGCTCGGCCACAGTTTGGGCGACTACGCGCAATTGAACCCGATCGACCACGTGAACCGGTCCCAGAGCACGAACGACACCTATCCGACGGCGATCAAGCTGGCCTTGCACCGCGCCATCGAGACGCTGTGCACCGCCCACGCGGAGCTGGGCATGGCGTTTCGGACCAAGGGTGCAGAGTTCTCCGGAATCCTGAAAGTGGGACGGACCCAGTTGCAGGACGCTGTGCCCATGACACTGGGCCAGGAGTTCACGGCGTTCGCCGATACCCTGGCCGAAGACACCCAGCGGCTGCGGGAACTATTGCCCCACCTGCGGGAAATCAATCTCGGGGCCACAGCGATTGGCACTGGCATCACCGCACCGACCGGCTACCGTGCCGAAGTGGTCCGTGAAATGCGTGAAATTACCGGCCTAGACCTGGTTAGTGCCACGAACCTGATCGAGGCGACATCCGACGCGGGGGTATTCCTGCTGGTCTCCGGCATCCTGAAACGGGCAGCAGTGAAGCTTTCAAAGATCTGCAACGACCTGAGATTACTGTCTTCCGGACCGCAAGCCGGGTTCGGCGAGCTCATCCTGCCACCGGTCCAGGCCGGGTCCTCGATCATGCCAGGCAAAGTGAATCCGGTGATCCCCGAGATGGTCAGCCAGGTCGCCTACCGGGTGGTCGGCGCCGACGCGGCCGTGACGATGGCCGTGGAGGCAGGCCAGCTGCAACTCAACGCGTTCGAACCCATGATGGCGCAGACACTGCTTGAGGTGCTGGAATGGCTCACCAACGCCTGTGATACAATGCGCTCACGCTGCGTGGACGGCATCACAGCAAACGAACCGGTGTTGCGCCGGCGCATGGACGAGTCACTAGGGGTCGTGACAGGGCTGACCCCACTGCTGGGATACGCCGTCTCCGCAGCACTGGTCAAGGAGGCATTGACTACAGGCCGTGGCATCGTCAGCATCGTGCGTGAACGTGAGCTGCTCGGTGAGGAAGAGCTGGCGCTGGCCCTATCCCCAGCCACTCTGGCCGGGATATAG
- a CDS encoding RidA family protein, translating into MSTHTRIRPFNTKETYPEQNLDNDLCQAVVANGVVYLRGQIGQDLDTRESVGIGDVEVQAEKAMANIKMLLEEAGGTLEDIVKVTVYLIDPRYRETVYRTMGRWLKGVFPVSTGIVVSALARPEWLVEIDATAVLAGDRR; encoded by the coding sequence ATGTCGACACACACGCGCATCCGTCCGTTCAATACCAAGGAAACCTATCCGGAGCAGAACCTGGACAATGACCTGTGCCAGGCGGTCGTCGCCAACGGCGTGGTCTATTTGCGCGGGCAGATCGGGCAGGATTTGGACACCCGTGAGTCGGTGGGCATTGGCGACGTCGAGGTCCAGGCCGAGAAGGCCATGGCGAACATCAAGATGTTGTTGGAAGAAGCCGGCGGGACGCTGGAGGACATTGTGAAAGTCACCGTGTACCTGATCGACCCGCGCTACCGGGAAACGGTCTACCGCACCATGGGCCGCTGGCTCAAAGGTGTATTTCCGGTCTCCACCGGGATCGTGGTCAGCGCGCTGGCCCGGCCCGAATGGCTCGTGGAGATCGACGCCACCGCCGTCCTGGCAGGAGACCGGAGATGA
- a CDS encoding ParB family protein → MKDRRPPSFSLTLPAETADQVRAAQQAAGAQEGYASVNELLTAAVNRELRRLQRKHNGGKPWEGTPAGVLRPGRRTQEETRGSGE, encoded by the coding sequence ATGAAGGATAGGCGCCCGCCGAGCTTTAGCCTGACCCTGCCGGCAGAGACGGCAGACCAGGTGCGGGCCGCGCAGCAAGCCGCCGGCGCCCAGGAGGGGTACGCCTCCGTCAACGAGCTCCTGACGGCGGCGGTCAATCGCGAGTTGCGCCGGCTACAGCGCAAACACAACGGCGGTAAGCCCTGGGAGGGGACCCCCGCCGGGGTCCTACGACCGGGACGACGGACTCAGGAAGAAACCCGCGGCAGTGGGGAGTGA
- a CDS encoding cold-shock protein gives MATGTVKCFNAEKGFGFIAADDGSQDVFAHHTAIASGGFPTLEENQKVQFNLVQGPKGPQTENVRPL, from the coding sequence GTGGCCACAGGCACCGTTAAATGCTTCAACGCAGAGAAGGGCTTTGGCTTCATCGCCGCCGATGACGGGTCGCAAGACGTATTCGCGCACCACACGGCCATCGCCAGCGGCGGGTTCCCCACCCTGGAAGAGAACCAGAAAGTCCAATTCAACCTCGTCCAAGGCCCCAAAGGCCCCCAGACTGAAAACGTTCGCCCTCTGTGA
- a CDS encoding DUF1028 domain-containing protein encodes MTFSIAGTDGGGRYGIAVTSSSPAVAARCAHLRDRAGVVSSQNITDPRLGTTLLDALEAGVPAAEALARLTAQTPDIEYRQIIVLDIAGTSAVFSGAHTLGTLGEGYGDGSVAAGNMLANDSVPQEMCDAFTATTGELEVRLLAALRAGLVAGGESGPLHSAGLSVTSGHGWPDTDLRVDWHDDPIDALGELLGVWLPQRDAYVVRGLDPAVSVGYGVPGDDR; translated from the coding sequence ATGACTTTCAGCATTGCCGGCACCGACGGCGGGGGCCGGTATGGGATCGCCGTCACCTCCTCCTCGCCCGCTGTGGCTGCCCGTTGCGCACATCTGCGCGACCGTGCCGGCGTGGTCAGCTCGCAAAACATCACCGACCCGCGCCTAGGTACGACGCTGCTCGATGCCTTGGAAGCCGGCGTGCCAGCCGCGGAGGCGTTGGCGCGGCTGACCGCACAGACGCCGGACATCGAGTACCGCCAGATCATCGTCCTCGACATCGCCGGGACATCGGCTGTGTTCAGCGGTGCACACACGCTCGGCACCCTAGGGGAAGGCTATGGGGATGGTTCCGTGGCCGCGGGAAACATGTTGGCGAACGACAGTGTCCCCCAGGAAATGTGTGACGCGTTCACTGCCACCACCGGTGAACTTGAGGTCCGGCTCCTGGCGGCACTACGCGCGGGGCTAGTGGCCGGAGGCGAGTCTGGGCCCCTACATTCGGCCGGATTGTCGGTGACCTCCGGTCATGGCTGGCCGGACACGGACCTGCGCGTGGACTGGCACGACGACCCTATCGACGCCCTTGGCGAGCTGCTGGGCGTGTGGTTGCCCCAGCGCGATGCCTACGTGGTGCGCGGCCTGGATCCGGCCGTTTCGGTGGGCTATGGGGTGCCCGGCGATGACCGCTGA
- a CDS encoding M20 family metallopeptidase — protein MTADISTDAAAVNSAKTRTLVLASVAAEMPSLIDFSERLHATPELGWAEHQASAWTAELLEKHGFTVDRGYLGFDTAVRATFGSGSQRIGLMAEYDALPGLGHACGHNIIAATSVGAAIILSSFAAERDLTIELYGTPAEEGGGGKIELIKRGAFAGLNLAMMVHPGPVDSAEARPFAVAHHHVEYRGKSAHAAAYPDRGVNANDAFIIAQVALGLLRQQLAASTRVHGIQTRGGQAPNAIPEHTEGRWYVRAETLAELGPLDELVRRCFEAGALATGAELAITPESEPYSEFHTDERALGLYKAHAQSLGRRFDAPAEQATMNRASTDMGNVSQLVPAIHPYIGLGCFPASNHQPDFAAHCVGAAANQAIHDGAAALALTALDYTTTPQEHSP, from the coding sequence ATGACCGCTGACATTTCCACGGACGCAGCTGCTGTGAACAGCGCCAAGACCCGGACGCTGGTGCTCGCCTCCGTCGCCGCCGAGATGCCTTCGCTCATCGACTTTTCCGAACGGCTGCACGCCACCCCAGAGCTCGGCTGGGCCGAACACCAAGCCAGTGCGTGGACGGCCGAGCTTCTCGAAAAGCATGGTTTCACCGTTGACCGTGGCTATCTCGGTTTCGACACGGCTGTGCGCGCGACGTTTGGCAGCGGAAGCCAGCGTATCGGGCTCATGGCCGAGTATGACGCCCTACCTGGCCTGGGCCACGCCTGCGGCCACAACATCATCGCCGCCACCTCCGTCGGCGCCGCCATCATCCTCTCATCGTTTGCCGCCGAACGTGACTTGACCATTGAGCTGTACGGTACCCCGGCCGAGGAGGGTGGCGGCGGCAAAATCGAGCTGATCAAGCGGGGTGCATTCGCCGGACTTAATCTGGCCATGATGGTGCACCCTGGCCCGGTGGATTCCGCGGAGGCCCGCCCCTTCGCCGTCGCCCACCACCACGTCGAGTACCGGGGCAAATCGGCGCACGCCGCCGCCTATCCGGACCGGGGCGTCAACGCGAACGATGCGTTCATCATCGCCCAGGTGGCGTTGGGCCTTTTGCGTCAACAACTGGCGGCCAGCACCCGAGTACACGGCATCCAAACACGCGGCGGACAGGCCCCGAACGCGATCCCCGAGCATACCGAGGGCCGCTGGTATGTGCGCGCCGAAACACTGGCTGAACTCGGCCCCCTCGATGAACTGGTGCGTCGCTGCTTTGAAGCGGGGGCTCTGGCAACCGGTGCCGAACTGGCCATCACCCCCGAATCGGAACCATATTCGGAGTTCCACACCGATGAACGGGCGTTGGGACTCTACAAGGCGCACGCCCAGTCGCTGGGCCGACGCTTCGATGCCCCGGCCGAGCAGGCGACCATGAATCGGGCGTCCACAGACATGGGCAACGTCTCCCAGCTCGTCCCGGCCATCCACCCCTACATCGGGCTCGGATGCTTTCCCGCAAGCAACCACCAGCCCGACTTTGCCGCACACTGTGTTGGCGCGGCCGCCAACCAGGCGATCCACGACGGCGCCGCCGCCCTGGCCCTCACGGCCTTGGACTACACCACTACACCCCAGGAACACTCACCATGA
- a CDS encoding flavin-containing monooxygenase, which yields MSRQEVEVLVVGAGQAGVAMSEHLSDRGIPHLVLERHRIAERWRSMRWDSLVANGPVWHDRFPGLEFDGLEPGAFASKEQVADYFVSYAEKIDAPIRCGVEVTSVRRNAGAPGFHVQTSDGDFNARYVVAATGPFQRPVIPAVVPDAAELVQIHSSSYRNPGQLPEGAVLVVGAGSSGVQIAAEIQRSGRQVFLSVGPHDRPPRSYRGRDFCWWLGVLGMWDASTPPLGAEHVTIAVSGADGGHTVDFRALAENGIELVGRTESFANGTMHFAQDLRKNIANGDAHYLEVLDEADAYIQRNGLDLPEEPDARTLRPDPENVTHPILELDLTNAGVATIVWATGFALDYSWLQVDAFDEFGKPRQQRGVSPEAGVYFLGLPWQSRRGSSFIWGVWHDAKYVADQIAIQQSYLAQNEQTALAAMGAF from the coding sequence ATGTCAAGGCAAGAGGTTGAGGTCCTGGTCGTAGGTGCAGGACAGGCCGGAGTCGCGATGAGTGAACACCTGAGCGACCGCGGCATACCGCATCTCGTTCTGGAGCGTCACCGCATCGCCGAGCGTTGGCGCTCAATGCGGTGGGACTCCCTGGTAGCGAATGGCCCGGTCTGGCATGACCGCTTTCCTGGCCTGGAATTTGACGGACTCGAGCCGGGGGCTTTTGCGTCAAAGGAGCAGGTCGCGGATTACTTCGTCTCCTATGCGGAGAAGATCGATGCGCCGATCCGCTGCGGTGTCGAGGTGACCTCTGTACGTAGAAACGCGGGTGCACCCGGCTTTCACGTTCAGACATCGGACGGAGACTTCAATGCACGCTACGTGGTTGCCGCGACGGGGCCGTTCCAACGACCGGTGATTCCAGCCGTCGTTCCCGACGCTGCCGAGCTCGTGCAGATCCACTCAAGTTCCTACCGCAACCCGGGACAACTACCTGAAGGTGCCGTTCTCGTTGTTGGGGCGGGGTCCTCGGGCGTACAGATTGCTGCGGAAATTCAGAGGTCGGGCCGGCAAGTCTTCCTCTCGGTCGGGCCGCATGACAGGCCCCCCCGCAGTTACCGCGGACGGGACTTTTGCTGGTGGCTCGGAGTGCTCGGTATGTGGGATGCCTCCACGCCCCCCCTGGGTGCGGAGCACGTCACGATCGCGGTGAGTGGAGCGGACGGCGGCCATACCGTGGACTTCCGGGCTCTCGCGGAGAATGGCATCGAGCTCGTGGGCCGGACCGAATCGTTCGCCAACGGGACCATGCACTTTGCCCAAGATCTTCGCAAGAACATCGCGAACGGCGACGCCCACTATCTAGAGGTGCTGGACGAAGCCGATGCCTACATCCAGCGCAACGGCCTGGACCTGCCCGAAGAGCCTGATGCGCGCACTCTGCGCCCCGATCCCGAAAACGTCACCCACCCAATCCTCGAGCTCGACCTCACCAACGCGGGGGTCGCCACGATCGTCTGGGCCACCGGCTTCGCCCTCGACTACAGCTGGTTGCAGGTCGACGCGTTCGATGAGTTCGGCAAGCCGCGGCAGCAACGCGGCGTATCGCCCGAGGCCGGAGTCTACTTCCTCGGCCTGCCGTGGCAGTCACGCCGCGGATCGAGTTTCATCTGGGGCGTGTGGCACGACGCCAAGTATGTCGCGGACCAGATCGCGATTCAGCAAAGTTACCTTGCCCAAAACGAGCAAACAGCCCTTGCGGCGATGGGAGCATTCTGA
- a CDS encoding TIR domain-containing protein, translated as MDLSRKLELLQKQIDTANKNLVSGFEDWREGTEMVLRTVMGNGSPLHMKFTLTQFRPSSGAGGAFFERRQAGIDKALSILRAAQNELRIRAESQQAELTAEVEELIDVADKGTVETPGRIFIVHGHDDGKKHELARFLTALTGSEPVILHEQPNKGALLMEKLETSAAGTGFAVVLLTADDLGRAKTEEDLNGRGRQNVVFEMGFFMGALGRSHVAVLMDEGVEVPGDVTGLVYTSLDAAGAWKHTLAREIEHANIHVDWSALR; from the coding sequence ATGGATTTATCTCGAAAGTTAGAGCTCTTACAGAAGCAGATCGATACCGCCAATAAGAACCTTGTTTCAGGCTTCGAAGACTGGAGGGAAGGCACTGAAATGGTGCTCCGTACGGTCATGGGGAACGGCTCTCCCTTGCACATGAAATTTACTCTTACTCAATTCAGGCCAAGCTCCGGGGCCGGCGGCGCGTTCTTTGAACGCAGGCAGGCTGGTATTGATAAGGCGCTTTCGATCCTTCGCGCGGCCCAGAATGAGTTGAGGATTAGGGCAGAATCTCAGCAGGCGGAGCTTACGGCGGAGGTTGAAGAACTCATCGATGTAGCCGACAAAGGCACCGTTGAGACCCCTGGTCGCATCTTCATCGTTCATGGCCATGACGATGGCAAGAAGCACGAGCTGGCACGCTTCCTGACGGCTCTGACAGGCAGTGAACCCGTCATCCTCCACGAGCAACCTAACAAGGGTGCGCTCCTGATGGAGAAACTAGAGACGAGTGCCGCAGGCACAGGGTTTGCCGTCGTTCTCCTGACCGCTGATGACCTCGGCAGGGCCAAGACGGAGGAGGATCTAAATGGACGGGGGCGCCAGAACGTCGTCTTTGAAATGGGATTCTTCATGGGCGCCCTGGGTCGATCACATGTGGCAGTGCTCATGGACGAAGGTGTAGAAGTACCCGGGGACGTGACGGGTCTTGTCTACACGTCATTGGATGCGGCCGGAGCCTGGAAGCACACCCTTGCACGAGAAATCGAACACGCCAATATCCATGTTGACTGGTCAGCACTACGCTAA
- a CDS encoding primary-amine oxidase, giving the protein MTITTDAAMTQLHPLDQLAAEEILAARSILEAAGLVADTTRFAYLGLLEPAKAELYGTDTPAPGRRVRVMLWDASQSRSLDVSVSLDDSSVIHSRELDPSHDGQLPVLLEEFEIIEEILSADPQWQAALASRGLTPIQVRVAPLSAGVFEYENETGKRLLRGLGFRQDHPGDHAWAHPIDGLVAFVDIENRRVNHLIDDGPVPVPNVNGNYTEAAIHGTLRTDLRPIEITQPEGPSFALEGNHLSWLGWDLRVGFDAREGLVLHQIHHTQAGHRRPLIHRASISEMVVPYGDPAPYRSWQNYFDSGEYLVGRDANSLKLGCDCLGDITYLSPIVADDFGNPREIENGICIHEEDAGILWKHTDEWANSNEVRRNRRLVVSFFTTVGNYDYGFYWYLYLDGTIEFEAKATGIVFTAALPHKNYAFASEIAPGLGAPFHQHLFNARLDMMVDGENNRVEELDLMRLPKGPGNPHGNAFTQKRTVLASEAAAVRDADGALGRVWHISNPTSLNHLGHPVGYTLYPEGQPTLAMAEDSSIADRATFARHHLWVTQFAEDERYAAGDFVNQHPGGAGLPAFVAADRDINGQDIVVWHSFGLTHFPRPEDWPVMPVDTTGFTLKPHGFFDANPTLNVPTSTPGHCTASQAGPDSGTAGHCGG; this is encoded by the coding sequence ATGACCATCACCACCGACGCTGCGATGACGCAGCTGCACCCGCTGGACCAGCTGGCCGCAGAAGAAATCCTGGCTGCGCGCAGCATTCTGGAAGCGGCCGGGTTGGTCGCCGACACCACTCGATTTGCGTACCTAGGCCTGCTGGAGCCGGCCAAGGCCGAGCTATACGGCACCGACACCCCGGCCCCGGGCCGCCGGGTCCGGGTGATGCTCTGGGACGCCTCCCAATCCCGCTCACTGGATGTATCGGTGTCCCTCGATGACAGCTCAGTCATCCATAGCCGCGAACTGGACCCCTCCCATGATGGTCAGCTGCCGGTGCTGTTGGAGGAGTTCGAGATCATCGAGGAGATCCTCTCTGCCGACCCGCAGTGGCAGGCAGCCCTGGCCAGCCGAGGGCTCACCCCGATTCAGGTCCGTGTGGCCCCACTGTCCGCCGGGGTTTTTGAGTATGAGAACGAAACAGGCAAGCGCCTGCTGCGCGGGCTGGGATTCCGCCAGGACCACCCCGGCGACCACGCTTGGGCCCACCCCATCGATGGGCTTGTCGCGTTCGTCGACATCGAGAACCGGCGGGTAAACCACCTCATCGACGACGGCCCCGTCCCTGTCCCGAATGTCAACGGCAACTACACCGAAGCCGCCATCCACGGGACACTGCGCACCGACCTGAGACCCATCGAAATCACCCAGCCGGAAGGGCCCAGCTTCGCGCTGGAGGGCAACCACCTCTCGTGGCTCGGCTGGGACCTGCGCGTGGGCTTCGATGCCCGCGAGGGGCTGGTGTTGCACCAGATCCACCACACCCAGGCCGGTCACCGTCGGCCGTTGATCCATCGCGCGTCGATCTCCGAAATGGTGGTCCCGTACGGGGACCCGGCACCGTACCGCAGCTGGCAGAACTACTTCGACTCGGGAGAATACCTGGTGGGCCGAGACGCGAACTCGCTCAAACTCGGCTGCGACTGCCTCGGCGACATCACCTACCTTTCCCCCATCGTCGCCGACGACTTCGGCAACCCGCGGGAAATCGAGAACGGAATCTGCATTCACGAAGAGGATGCCGGCATCCTGTGGAAGCACACCGACGAATGGGCGAATTCCAACGAAGTGCGCCGCAATCGCCGGCTCGTCGTCTCCTTCTTTACCACCGTGGGCAACTACGACTACGGGTTCTACTGGTACCTCTACCTGGACGGCACCATCGAATTCGAGGCGAAAGCCACCGGAATCGTCTTCACTGCGGCACTGCCCCACAAGAACTATGCCTTCGCCTCGGAGATCGCCCCGGGCTTGGGGGCACCATTCCACCAGCACCTCTTCAACGCCCGCCTGGACATGATGGTCGATGGCGAAAACAATCGGGTCGAGGAACTGGACCTGATGCGCCTGCCGAAAGGCCCGGGGAACCCGCACGGCAACGCGTTTACCCAAAAGCGCACGGTGCTGGCCTCCGAAGCGGCGGCCGTGCGAGACGCGGACGGTGCCCTGGGGCGCGTGTGGCACATTAGCAATCCGACGTCCCTGAACCACCTGGGCCACCCGGTTGGCTACACGCTTTACCCGGAAGGACAGCCCACACTGGCGATGGCCGAGGACTCCTCCATAGCCGATCGGGCTACGTTTGCCCGGCATCACCTGTGGGTCACACAGTTCGCCGAGGACGAGCGGTACGCGGCCGGCGACTTCGTCAACCAGCACCCCGGCGGCGCCGGCCTGCCCGCATTTGTGGCGGCCGACCGGGACATTAACGGGCAGGACATCGTGGTCTGGCATTCCTTCGGTCTTACCCACTTCCCGCGTCCGGAGGACTGGCCAGTCATGCCCGTGGACACCACCGGGTTCACCCTGAAGCCCCACGGCTTCTTCGATGCGAACCCGACCCTGAATGTGCCCACGTCAACCCCGGGGCACTGCACGGCCAGCCAAGCCGGTCCTGACAGCGGCACAGCCGGCCACTGCGGAGGCTGA